The nucleotide sequence GTGCAGTCCGCATTTCGTTATTGGTGTTCAGCATCCTGAAACGAATATTATAAGAAAGCGCTGCCTGCGGAAAAATGCTGTCCGGAACCGGCAGTTTGGTCTCACCCACCGGATCCAGGTTCAGGGTGGTCCTCCAGAGGGTGTCAGGTATAAAAACAGAATCCCCGTAATAAGCGGTAACAGTCCGCGTGCGGGCCGTTACCTCCACCCGTGCATCGGGCACGGTGAGCTCATTCTCGTCCGTTGCCTTCATAAAGATAGTGAGCGGCACCCCGGGATACTGTATTTTTTTATCTGCACGTACACTAAAGCGCAGGGATTTTAGTTCATACTCTTCATACTGAAAATTGCCGGAGGCCCAGGTAACCGGGTGACCGGTCACTGAATCCACCAGCAGGATACCGTATTGCCGGTCCAGGATCAGTTGCAGCGAGTCTGCCAGTACAAACTGGTACTCATAGCCCCCGTCCCGGTAAGGCCGGAGCGTGGCCAGTTTCTTTTGTCCGAACGGCCCATTGAGCATTACCTGTAACGGCCGGTCCTTTTTATAACTGTTTTTTTCAAAAAGCAGGTAGGCTTTGAATTTTACAGTATCATAGGGCTTGTATTTCGGCTTACTGAATACGAAGAAACTGCTGTGTGCGCCGCGCACCCCCTGCTGTTGCGGTTTCCCGGCAAAAAGTGTTCTCAGTTGTTTTACCGGAAAGACAGTGCGTATCCGCCTCCCGAGAGACGGCCGCCCCTCATCGTCCCGGTCATCCGCCTCGTAGGTAAAATAGCTGCTCACTCCCTTGTATACCACTTTCAGATAATCATCCTTACGGGGATAACGGCCTTTATACAAATGCGCCTGCTTATTGTAAAACAGCCGCTTCCCCCGGGAGGTAAATACCTGTGCATCGGTTACCGGTTTGCCCGCCGGATCAGTGATCACGAACTGAAACTCCTTTTTATTGTTAATAAAAGAAAGGCGGGTGTTCCCGTTTGTTACCAGGGTGTAGTGTAACTGGTTACCATAAGCTTTGACGCTGAGGTAATTCCCATAGGGCAACGGCCGGGGTGTTCCGTTCTTTGTATCGTAGCGGTCTGCCCGTGTATGCAAAAAAGCTTCCGTTACTGCCCGGGGCTCCCGGATCAGCTGCTGTGTTTCCTTATCCGTAAGGCGGTAGACATCGGTAAGCGGGCCGTTGGTTTCGCTGGCAGTCAAACGATTTTGCGCGCGTAGCATTCCCGTAAGGAGCAATAAAGCAAGTAATAGTAGGTTCGTTTTTCTCATAATATAGATGTGCTACCCACAGGATGCAGCCGGCAAAGAAATTACATAAGCGGTACAAAATATTTTTCTGACCACAGATCTCTGATCATTTACTCCGTTTCATGCTCCCGGCAACCCAGGCAGTGTATCATGTGTTAAATGCTTAATTTTACCGGCCCCGGAAAAGACCGTATCTTTTCCGGAACCTTAAATAAGAAGCCAATGAAGTTGTATATAAAGAATATGGTTTGTAACCGTTGTAAAATGGCGGTAAAAACCGAACTGGAGAAATTGCATCTGCAACCTGTTTCCGTGGAACTGGGCGAAGTGGAACTGGAACGGGATATTACCCCGGGTGAAAAACAAAAGCTGGAAGCCGGACTGAATGAGCTGGGTTTTGAACTGATCGACGATAAAAAAAGCCGGATGATCGAGAGCATTAAAAGGCATATCATCCAGCTGGTACATCAGCAGGACGGGGAATTAAAAGTGAACCTGTCGGACTACCTGAGCAGCCAGCTGCATCATGATTATAATTATATGTCCAACCTGTTTTCCGAGGTCGAGGGGACTACCATTGAAAAATACTTTATCCACCAGAAAATTGAACGGGTAAAGGAGCTGCTGGTATATGATGAACTTTCGCTCAGTGAGATCGCTTTTCAGCTCAACTACTCCAGCGTGGCCCATTTAAGCAATCAGTTTAAAAAAGTAACGGGGTTTACACCCAGTCATTTTAAAAATATAAGAGCGGAAAAACGCAAACCGCTGGATATGATATAGAAAAAACAGCCGGCATTATATGTCGCGGATGTAATCATCAAAAAAATCAAAAAGCCGGCAAACATACCGGCTTAACCTGGCTGAATCCATCTCCTCAGGAGAAAAAATACAATGATATACTCCTTGCTTCCATTGGCGGCCCGGTATTTGCTTTTTAGTTTTGTACGATCAATTAATTTATCTGATTCATTCACCTTTAAACCGCCCGGTTATGACACAGGAACAAGCGGCTGCCGACGCAGCAAACGATCCGAAAATCTATAAGGAGGTCCGCAGTTTTTTAAAAGCACTTAACACCGGCGACGGCAAACCCATAGAAGAATTGTCACCCGCAGCAGCGCGGCAGGTATTGGTGGATGCTCAAAAATCAGTGAAGATGAATGACTCCGGTATCGAGGAACAGGAAAAAAACATTACGCAGAACGGGCTTAGCGTAAACATCCATATCGTAAAACCCAGGGGAGCAACCGGAGATCTGCCCGTATTTATCTTTATACACGGAGGCGGCTGGGTACTGGGCGATTATCCCACGCACCGGCGCCTGGTGCGCGACCTGGTGGTGGAAAGTGGGGCGGCAGCGGTATTTCCGGATTATACGCCATCGCCGGAGGCCCAATATCCCACAGCCATTAATGAAATTTATGCGGCCACACAATGGGTAGCCGAGCATGGAAGTGAAATTGGCGTGGACGGAAAGAACCTGGCTATTGCCGGTAACAGCGTGGGAGGTGATATGACAGCCGCCATTACCCTGATGGCAAAAGACAAAAATGGACCGGCCATAAAAGCCCAGGTACTTTTGTGGCCGGTAACAGATGCCGGTTTTG is from Niabella beijingensis and encodes:
- a CDS encoding alpha/beta hydrolase, with product MTQEQAAADAANDPKIYKEVRSFLKALNTGDGKPIEELSPAAARQVLVDAQKSVKMNDSGIEEQEKNITQNGLSVNIHIVKPRGATGDLPVFIFIHGGGWVLGDYPTHRRLVRDLVVESGAAAVFPDYTPSPEAQYPTAINEIYAATQWVAEHGSEIGVDGKNLAIAGNSVGGDMTAAITLMAKDKNGPAIKAQVLLWPVTDAGFDTPSYNLFAKDRFLTRNMMQWFWDNYTTNPEDRKHKYASPLQARPEELEGLPPALVQTAENDVLRDEGEAYARKLNEAGVPVTHTRYQGMIHDYGMLNPLAHIPAVQTAVLQAAAFIKKQLFA
- a CDS encoding AraC family transcriptional regulator, producing MKLYIKNMVCNRCKMAVKTELEKLHLQPVSVELGEVELERDITPGEKQKLEAGLNELGFELIDDKKSRMIESIKRHIIQLVHQQDGELKVNLSDYLSSQLHHDYNYMSNLFSEVEGTTIEKYFIHQKIERVKELLVYDELSLSEIAFQLNYSSVAHLSNQFKKVTGFTPSHFKNIRAEKRKPLDMI